In Planctomicrobium piriforme, the following proteins share a genomic window:
- a CDS encoding 3'-5' exonuclease: MPEIYISTDVETDGPIPGPHSMLSIGSAAFLPDKTLVATFKANLETLPDASGHPDTMAWWDRNRRAFNKTRENVEPPEIVMPRYADWLKSLPGSRVFVGYPAGFDFTFVYWYLIRFAGESPFSFSALDIKTFAMALLKTEYREATKRNMPRRWFDKLPHTHDALDDAIEQGAMFCNMLKEWRERSAVSDQRSANSE; encoded by the coding sequence ATGCCTGAAATCTACATCAGTACCGATGTCGAAACAGATGGTCCTATTCCTGGTCCGCACTCGATGCTCAGCATCGGATCGGCTGCTTTTCTGCCAGACAAAACACTGGTCGCAACGTTCAAGGCAAATCTTGAAACGCTGCCCGACGCCAGCGGCCATCCTGACACGATGGCATGGTGGGATCGCAATCGCCGCGCATTCAACAAGACGCGTGAGAACGTCGAGCCGCCAGAGATCGTAATGCCGCGATATGCCGACTGGCTGAAGTCATTGCCAGGTTCGAGAGTGTTCGTGGGCTATCCGGCCGGTTTCGATTTCACGTTCGTGTACTGGTACCTCATCCGCTTCGCAGGTGAGAGCCCCTTCTCATTCTCCGCGCTCGACATCAAGACGTTTGCGATGGCACTGTTGAAGACGGAATATCGCGAGGCAACCAAACGGAACATGCCTCGACGCTGGTTCGACAAACTCCCTCACACGCACGACGCCCTCGACGACGCGATCGAGCAAGGAGCGATGTTCTGCAACATGCTGAAGGAGTGGAGAGAGCGATCAGCCGTCAGCGATCAGCGGTCAGCAAATTCTGAATGA
- a CDS encoding type II toxin-antitoxin system RelE/ParE family toxin, which produces MTYEILISLQAQADVREAVAWWRDQRSAEQAERWLDKIYPAISTLANSPDRCPFAPETDLLATGLRQLHFGVSGRTTHRIVFTIHNRQVVILRVRHIARRDLTIDDLS; this is translated from the coding sequence ATGACCTACGAAATTCTCATTTCGCTCCAGGCTCAAGCGGATGTTCGCGAGGCTGTGGCCTGGTGGCGGGACCAACGCTCAGCGGAACAAGCCGAACGGTGGCTCGACAAGATTTATCCGGCGATCTCCACGTTGGCGAACTCACCTGACCGCTGTCCATTTGCGCCCGAAACTGATCTTTTGGCGACAGGTTTGCGTCAGTTGCATTTTGGAGTGAGCGGCAGGACGACTCATCGAATCGTCTTTACGATTCATAATCGTCAGGTGGTCATTCTCAGGGTGCGGCACATTGCTCGTAGAGACTTGACGATAGACGACCTTTCGTAG
- a CDS encoding sulfatase, whose translation MSLKLLTLLSLILIWIAILTQAAPAADRPNVVVMLVDDMGIMDTSVPFLTDANGQPQRYPLNDFYRTPNMERLAPDGIRFSNFYAMSVCSPTRVSIMTGQNAARHHTTNWINPDQNNGGPRGPADWNWRGLGSANMTLPRLLQAAGYRTIQVGKGHFGPREAEGADPRSLGFDVKIGGDAMGQPGSYLGEENYGAGGKRASRAVPDLEKYHGTKTFLTSALTLEAEAQIDQAVADKKPFFLYFAQYAVHAPFQSDPRFAAHYEQSGKPANAQAFAALVEGMDESLGEILKHLKSLGIADNTVIFFLGDNGTDAPLGNPHDIACAAPLRGKKGSHYEGGVRVPFIAAWAQPNPDAPAQKSFPIARGAIQSQAAAVMDLFPTILELAQVPVPAGVVVDGKPLNKLLTGVKDDSRAETFLMHYPHSPHRSDYFTLYREGDWKVIYHYFPSPASSGSHYQLFNLATDPSESDNLAEREPMQLRSMMQQLAASLKEHDAQYPVDRQTGQPALPVIP comes from the coding sequence ATGTCACTCAAGCTGCTCACACTGTTATCGTTGATCCTGATCTGGATCGCGATCCTGACTCAGGCCGCCCCAGCTGCTGACCGGCCCAATGTCGTCGTCATGCTGGTGGACGACATGGGCATCATGGATACGTCGGTTCCCTTTCTGACCGATGCGAACGGCCAACCGCAGCGCTATCCCCTCAACGACTTTTACCGGACGCCGAACATGGAGCGGCTCGCGCCGGACGGCATCCGCTTCAGCAATTTCTATGCGATGAGCGTTTGCTCGCCGACCCGAGTCTCGATCATGACCGGGCAGAATGCGGCCCGTCACCACACGACCAACTGGATCAATCCCGACCAGAATAATGGCGGACCCCGAGGCCCTGCCGACTGGAACTGGCGCGGATTAGGTTCGGCGAATATGACTCTCCCCCGTCTCCTGCAGGCCGCCGGGTATCGCACGATTCAGGTCGGCAAAGGGCATTTCGGCCCGCGGGAAGCCGAAGGAGCGGACCCCAGGTCGCTGGGGTTCGACGTCAAAATCGGGGGCGATGCCATGGGGCAGCCGGGAAGTTATTTGGGCGAAGAGAACTATGGCGCCGGCGGAAAACGGGCCAGTCGCGCTGTTCCGGATCTGGAGAAGTATCACGGGACGAAGACGTTTCTGACCTCGGCTTTGACATTGGAGGCGGAGGCCCAGATCGATCAGGCCGTGGCCGACAAGAAGCCGTTCTTCCTCTATTTTGCTCAGTATGCGGTGCATGCTCCATTTCAGTCCGACCCGCGTTTCGCCGCTCATTATGAGCAGTCCGGCAAACCGGCAAATGCTCAGGCATTCGCGGCGCTGGTCGAGGGCATGGATGAATCCCTGGGCGAGATTCTGAAGCATTTGAAGTCGCTGGGGATTGCGGACAACACGGTGATCTTCTTCCTGGGAGACAACGGTACCGACGCCCCGTTGGGGAATCCTCATGACATCGCCTGTGCTGCTCCACTGCGGGGGAAAAAGGGCTCACATTATGAGGGGGGAGTTCGCGTCCCTTTCATCGCGGCCTGGGCACAGCCCAACCCCGATGCTCCCGCCCAGAAGTCGTTCCCCATTGCACGCGGCGCCATCCAGTCGCAGGCGGCGGCGGTGATGGATCTGTTCCCGACGATCCTTGAACTTGCTCAAGTTCCAGTTCCTGCGGGAGTCGTCGTGGACGGCAAGCCGCTCAATAAGCTTCTGACCGGAGTGAAGGACGATTCACGGGCCGAGACGTTCCTGATGCACTATCCCCACAGCCCGCACCGGAGCGATTACTTCACGCTGTACCGCGAGGGTGACTGGAAAGTGATCTACCATTATTTCCCCAGTCCAGCGTCGAGCGGATCGCACTATCAACTTTTCAATCTCGCGACGGACCCCTCTGAGTCAGACAACCTGGCCGAGCGGGAACCGATGCAATTGCGATCGATGATGCAACAACTCGCCGCAAGTCTGAAGGAACATGACGCTCAGTACCCAGTCGACAGACAGACCGGACAGCCGGCGTTGCCAGTGATTCCTTGA
- a CDS encoding AAA family ATPase, whose product MSEELNAPIRKLEENIAKVLLGKREVIRLCVVTLLAEGHLLLEDAPGLGKTSLAKAIAHSLNCGFKRLQCTPDLLPSDILGSSVFLQNRGEFEFRKGPIFTNVFLADEINRSTPRTQSALLEAMMERQVTADGVTYPLERPFLVLATQNPFEFEGTYPLPENQMDRFMVCTEVGYPDRDAERAVLTSHRQGEPVDTLESVMTGEALVRLQEQVRRVVVDESISDYALDLVKATRQHKELSLGVSTRGVLALYRAAQSLALCEGRMFTVPDDVKRLAVPVLAHRVVCSGVVREGQRHRARQIIQQIVEVTRVPN is encoded by the coding sequence GTGAGTGAGGAGCTGAATGCGCCGATTCGGAAGCTCGAAGAGAACATCGCCAAGGTGCTGTTGGGCAAGCGGGAAGTCATTCGTCTGTGCGTCGTCACGCTGTTGGCTGAAGGGCACCTGCTGCTGGAAGACGCTCCCGGTCTCGGGAAGACTTCACTCGCCAAAGCAATTGCTCACAGCCTGAACTGCGGCTTTAAGCGGCTGCAATGTACTCCCGACCTGCTTCCGAGCGATATTCTCGGTTCGAGCGTGTTCCTGCAGAACCGCGGCGAGTTCGAGTTTCGCAAAGGGCCGATCTTCACGAACGTCTTCCTGGCCGACGAAATCAATCGCAGCACGCCACGGACGCAAAGCGCCCTGCTGGAAGCGATGATGGAACGGCAGGTCACTGCCGACGGGGTCACGTATCCGCTCGAACGCCCGTTTCTGGTGCTGGCGACGCAGAACCCCTTCGAATTCGAGGGCACCTATCCGCTGCCAGAGAATCAGATGGACCGGTTCATGGTCTGCACCGAGGTCGGCTACCCCGACCGCGATGCGGAACGGGCCGTGCTGACCAGCCATCGTCAGGGAGAACCTGTCGATACGCTCGAATCAGTCATGACGGGCGAAGCTCTGGTTCGTCTGCAGGAACAGGTGCGTCGCGTCGTCGTTGATGAGTCCATTTCCGACTACGCCCTCGATCTGGTCAAAGCCACCCGGCAGCACAAAGAGCTGAGCCTGGGAGTGAGTACCCGAGGAGTTCTCGCCTTGTACCGCGCCGCCCAAAGCCTGGCGCTGTGTGAAGGCCGGATGTTCACCGTGCCCGACGACGTGAAACGCCTGGCAGTTCCGGTTCTGGCTCACCGCGTCGTCTGCAGCGGCGTTGTACGGGAAGGCCAGCGACATCGGGCCCGACAGATCATTCAGCAGATCGTGGAAGTGACCCGGGTGCCGAATTGA
- a CDS encoding FitA-like ribbon-helix-helix domain-containing protein, with product MASLTIRNLPDQAKEALRVHAAQSGFSLEAYARHILQAAAQFEGFPPIRILDLAEKHFGSQGGINLDLPPRRSKRA from the coding sequence ATGGCCAGCCTGACAATTCGCAACCTGCCAGACCAGGCGAAAGAGGCGCTGCGCGTTCATGCCGCGCAGTCCGGGTTTTCTCTGGAAGCCTATGCGCGGCACATTCTACAAGCCGCTGCTCAATTCGAAGGCTTCCCGCCGATCCGCATCCTCGACCTGGCGGAGAAGCATTTCGGCAGCCAGGGAGGGATCAATCTGGATCTTCCGCCACGAAGGTCCAAACGGGCCTGA
- the greA gene encoding transcription elongation factor GreA, which translates to MERQPITREGYEKLLAEIQHLEDVVMPRIAQNIADARAEGDLKENAEYHGQREEQGRVQAKIYSLKGKINGCYVVDKADMPKGQVTFGSTVTIKDLDIDEEETYEFVGPGEEDYDGPVMKILTTSPIAVALMGKKVGDDVEITLPRTTMKVQIVKIVDHGT; encoded by the coding sequence ATGGAACGTCAACCGATTACGCGCGAAGGCTACGAGAAACTTCTCGCCGAGATTCAGCATCTCGAAGACGTGGTCATGCCGCGCATCGCACAGAACATTGCCGACGCGCGCGCGGAAGGCGATCTGAAAGAGAACGCCGAGTACCACGGCCAGCGCGAAGAACAAGGTCGGGTACAGGCGAAAATCTACTCGCTCAAGGGCAAAATTAACGGCTGCTATGTCGTTGATAAGGCCGACATGCCCAAGGGCCAGGTCACCTTCGGCTCGACGGTGACGATTAAAGACCTCGATATCGACGAGGAAGAAACCTACGAATTCGTCGGTCCCGGTGAAGAAGACTACGACGGCCCGGTGATGAAAATCCTGACCACCAGCCCGATCGCCGTCGCCTTGATGGGCAAGAAAGTCGGCGACGACGTCGAAATCACGCTCCCCCGCACCACCATGAAAGTCCAGATCGTGAAGATCGTGGACCACGGCACATAA
- a CDS encoding phospholipid carrier-dependent glycosyltransferase: MSRDSITLLVLLAVAFALRAWNAAHMSVEHFDEGVYAANLFSNGRYPFRELYAPPLLPAVLEWTLIFSATALQSVMWVNVVLGTALVAAVWWTTRELSVECRVLSGGRVESPESRVQSRMQHTSSRIIPDTQRSTLSTQPSLIAATLVAFSDIFIQYSRAALTDVPVCLWITLAVGAGVKWFRSGSRGWLAGACVATALAWWTKYNGWLPLAILGAGAGGWIVFSRPDRTSSVQTLFRWGLVAVGAFLLWFPCLNDLQQYGGYAAVSANHAGYVVGLSGWIPSALRHLEVDRFYTCLSTACGLGLAAMLALSAGAIDAGSSTRSTLVRLVIAAVVAALIATVTVFTGSLPVLGILAAAGLSAWPAPVGQTPEERQSSQLGRWILAAWIIGLLVATPTYRPYPRLILPLLTALSIGAGVGISVLAGWFNSRLFAVKQSLADGSALTVERPWTGWLAPVFVCLAGVTAVAGTMVFHPSAWQDRRGLEWIAGQIIVSIQKDLPNQPPSTLNGVRAVIYVAGEPALFDHLSALSGNKQRFVFLPTADFSPLKSADGPRVPTYLVSGPHVVAESADGSPSVAGARLIDKYEYRPSDLVLLDEHPPAVLKKLPPAAILLWTQKTP, translated from the coding sequence ATGTCTCGCGACTCGATCACTCTGTTGGTGCTGCTGGCCGTTGCCTTCGCGCTGCGCGCATGGAATGCCGCGCACATGTCGGTCGAGCACTTCGATGAAGGGGTGTATGCAGCGAACCTCTTCTCAAATGGTCGCTACCCGTTCCGCGAGTTGTACGCGCCGCCGCTGCTGCCGGCGGTCTTGGAATGGACTCTGATTTTCTCTGCCACCGCGCTGCAGAGTGTGATGTGGGTGAACGTCGTGCTGGGGACGGCGCTGGTCGCGGCGGTGTGGTGGACGACAAGGGAGTTGAGTGTTGAGTGTCGAGTGTTGAGTGGGGGGAGAGTCGAGAGTCCAGAGTCGAGAGTCCAGAGCCGGATGCAGCACACGAGCTCTCGAATCATCCCTGACACTCAACGCTCAACGCTCAGCACTCAACCATCCCTCATCGCGGCCACGCTCGTCGCCTTCAGTGACATCTTCATTCAGTACTCGCGGGCAGCGCTGACCGATGTGCCGGTCTGCTTGTGGATCACGCTGGCGGTCGGCGCGGGGGTGAAGTGGTTTCGCTCGGGAAGTCGTGGATGGCTGGCCGGGGCTTGTGTCGCGACCGCACTCGCCTGGTGGACGAAGTACAACGGGTGGCTGCCGCTGGCGATTCTGGGAGCAGGTGCTGGCGGGTGGATTGTGTTTTCGCGGCCTGACCGGACATCGTCAGTACAGACACTTTTTCGCTGGGGGCTGGTTGCTGTCGGTGCATTCCTGCTCTGGTTTCCCTGCCTGAACGACCTGCAGCAATATGGCGGCTACGCGGCGGTGAGCGCGAATCACGCCGGGTATGTCGTGGGTCTCAGCGGCTGGATTCCCTCCGCGCTGCGGCACCTGGAAGTGGACCGGTTCTACACCTGTCTGTCGACGGCGTGTGGATTGGGACTGGCGGCGATGCTGGCCTTGTCGGCAGGCGCGATCGATGCGGGTTCATCGACTCGATCAACGCTTGTGCGGCTCGTGATCGCCGCAGTCGTAGCGGCGCTGATAGCGACCGTAACCGTCTTCACAGGCAGTCTGCCGGTGCTGGGAATCCTGGCGGCGGCGGGGCTGTCTGCCTGGCCTGCTCCTGTGGGACAGACGCCGGAAGAACGCCAAAGTTCTCAACTCGGGCGCTGGATTCTGGCCGCGTGGATCATCGGCCTACTCGTTGCGACGCCGACCTATCGCCCCTATCCGCGGCTGATACTGCCGTTGCTGACGGCTCTGTCGATCGGGGCTGGCGTGGGAATTTCTGTTCTCGCCGGATGGTTCAACTCGCGGCTGTTCGCTGTGAAACAGTCTCTCGCTGATGGTTCAGCCTTGACTGTCGAGCGACCGTGGACAGGATGGTTGGCTCCGGTTTTTGTGTGCCTTGCGGGAGTCACAGCGGTGGCAGGGACGATGGTGTTCCACCCCTCGGCCTGGCAGGATCGACGAGGGCTGGAGTGGATTGCCGGGCAGATCATTGTCAGCATCCAGAAGGATCTCCCGAATCAACCGCCCTCCACTTTGAACGGCGTTCGCGCTGTGATCTACGTCGCCGGCGAGCCGGCTTTATTCGATCACCTGTCGGCGCTGTCAGGTAACAAGCAGCGTTTCGTGTTCCTGCCTACGGCGGATTTCAGCCCCTTGAAGTCCGCCGACGGCCCAAGGGTTCCCACCTATCTCGTGAGCGGCCCGCACGTCGTCGCTGAGTCGGCTGACGGATCGCCCAGCGTTGCCGGAGCGAGGCTGATCGATAAATATGAATACCGCCCGAGCGATCTGGTGTTGCTGGACGAACACCCCCCAGCGGTGCTGAAAAAACTTCCGCCGGCGGCGATTCTGTTGTGGACCCAGAAAACTCCGTAG
- a CDS encoding ParB/RepB/Spo0J family partition protein gives MSDTATMPPQRRLGRGLSALLGGGGPAFNESAQELNSELRQIPTAELTSNPFQPRQHFDAEALGELSASIKEHGILQPLLVREVNGGFQLIAGERRWQAAQKAGLVTVPCRVVDVVDKTACEFALEENLKRKDLSDLEKAQAFRDYIQQFECSIEELSKQLSMSRSAVSNMLRLLDLPAPVKKALNSGRISAGHARALLSLPEAEQLEMSGRIQAEQMTVRQVEAAVKKLLGRDTPVEAAPVTEAQAPQGEGQPGEQAQHQHDVGHVENHSGEHHHQGEHQQGEHHHGEQHHGHHEGQHQHGDQHPQTIPISEGESHRTHHVESLENQLRDLLGVRVEIHLNSKDSGQIVVSFGNNDEFERILGTLRRNAA, from the coding sequence ATGAGCGATACCGCCACGATGCCCCCGCAACGACGCCTCGGCCGCGGACTTTCCGCCCTGCTGGGAGGAGGCGGACCTGCCTTTAACGAGAGCGCCCAGGAACTGAATTCGGAACTGCGGCAGATTCCCACCGCGGAACTGACCTCGAACCCGTTCCAGCCCCGGCAGCATTTCGATGCCGAAGCCCTCGGCGAACTCTCGGCCAGTATTAAGGAACACGGCATTCTCCAGCCGCTGCTGGTTCGGGAAGTGAACGGCGGTTTCCAGCTGATCGCCGGCGAGCGGCGCTGGCAGGCGGCCCAGAAGGCCGGACTCGTCACCGTCCCCTGCCGCGTCGTCGATGTCGTCGACAAAACGGCTTGCGAATTCGCCCTCGAAGAAAACCTGAAACGGAAAGACCTCAGCGACCTCGAGAAGGCGCAGGCGTTCCGCGACTATATTCAGCAGTTCGAGTGCTCGATCGAAGAGCTCTCCAAGCAGCTCAGCATGAGCCGTTCGGCCGTCAGCAATATGCTGCGTCTGCTCGACCTGCCGGCCCCGGTCAAGAAGGCTCTCAACTCCGGCCGCATTTCCGCCGGTCACGCCCGGGCACTGCTGTCTCTTCCGGAAGCGGAACAGCTCGAAATGTCAGGCCGGATTCAGGCCGAACAGATGACGGTGCGTCAGGTCGAAGCGGCAGTGAAGAAACTGCTCGGACGCGACACTCCGGTCGAAGCCGCCCCCGTCACCGAAGCGCAGGCTCCGCAGGGTGAAGGCCAGCCCGGCGAACAGGCTCAGCACCAGCACGACGTCGGTCATGTCGAAAATCACTCCGGCGAACATCATCATCAGGGTGAACACCAACAGGGTGAGCACCACCACGGCGAACAGCACCACGGTCACCATGAGGGGCAACACCAGCATGGTGATCAGCACCCGCAGACGATTCCCATTTCGGAAGGGGAATCACACCGCACGCATCACGTTGAATCTCTGGAAAACCAGTTGCGGGATCTGCTGGGGGTCCGGGTGGAGATTCACCTGAATTCTAAAGACAGCGGCCAGATCGTGGTCTCGTTCGGGAATAACGACGAGTTCGAACGCATTCTGGGAACCCTGCGTCGCAACGCCGCGTAA
- the folK gene encoding 2-amino-4-hydroxy-6-hydroxymethyldihydropteridine diphosphokinase, which yields MINTVAIALGGNVGRVQQIFARALAALDALPSIQLISRSRNFTTLPIGESAGGEFINSVALLQAACTPQELLCHLQQVENEFGRARTVHWGPRTLDLDLLSFGHEVIQLDAGQPDLTPLDPDVHRPMESYRGTLVVPHPACWYRRFVLDPWCDVAPHWRHPLLGETVRGLHDRLLRRPLTVAVLGRPEAAVDGLTAGLEADDLAAQITLTTQPSRDADITLVFESQVTSGSPQSEHPARSVCLKDNVEGVQLALQVLRAALDQPIPCSD from the coding sequence ATGATCAATACGGTCGCGATCGCTCTCGGGGGAAATGTCGGGCGCGTGCAGCAGATCTTTGCACGGGCACTGGCGGCGCTGGATGCTCTGCCGTCCATTCAGCTCATTAGCCGCAGTCGAAATTTCACGACGCTGCCAATCGGGGAATCCGCCGGCGGCGAGTTCATCAACTCGGTCGCCCTGTTGCAGGCGGCATGCACTCCGCAGGAACTGCTGTGCCATCTGCAACAAGTCGAGAACGAGTTCGGCCGCGCGCGAACAGTTCACTGGGGCCCGCGGACGCTCGACCTTGATCTCCTCAGCTTCGGCCACGAAGTGATTCAGTTGGACGCCGGCCAACCCGATCTGACGCCCCTCGATCCAGATGTTCATCGGCCAATGGAGTCTTATCGCGGCACGCTGGTGGTGCCGCATCCCGCCTGCTGGTATCGCCGCTTCGTTCTCGACCCCTGGTGTGACGTGGCCCCACACTGGCGACATCCGTTGCTGGGAGAAACCGTGCGCGGACTGCATGACCGATTGCTGCGGCGACCGCTAACTGTGGCAGTCCTCGGACGACCGGAAGCGGCAGTCGATGGTTTGACCGCAGGGCTTGAAGCCGACGATCTCGCTGCGCAGATCACACTCACGACGCAACCCAGTCGCGACGCCGACATCACGCTGGTGTTCGAGTCGCAGGTGACATCAGGTTCTCCGCAATCAGAGCATCCTGCTCGTTCGGTCTGCCTGAAAGACAATGTCGAAGGAGTGCAACTGGCCCTGCAAGTCTTGCGGGCGGCGCTCGATCAGCCGATCCCCTGCTCCGACTGA
- a CDS encoding C-terminal binding protein — protein MPNHRVLITDHPWPGIEIEQRLLKPYGVEIVDAPDGSEATLMHLATNVDAIATCWAKVTSKVIEAAQNCQIICRMGIGLDNIHIPTATEKGILVTNIPDYCVEEVADHALGLLLAVIRNIGFFHLRTKRGEYDLKAGPTMHRLRGRTLGLVGFGRTGQAMYERGKACGLNVIASTPSQQDYGTGCKMVSMEELIANSDYISLHSPLTDKNHHLFNRETLAKTKKGVVIVNTSRGPLIDPAALWEAIQSGQVGGAGLDVFDPEPPSLADPLYGDERVVVTPHAAFVSEESLIEMRERVAQQIAAVLQGETPENVRNPQVLENR, from the coding sequence ATGCCGAACCATCGCGTCCTCATCACCGATCATCCGTGGCCAGGCATTGAAATCGAGCAGCGGCTGCTCAAACCGTACGGCGTCGAGATCGTGGATGCTCCCGATGGCTCTGAAGCGACCCTGATGCATTTGGCGACCAATGTCGACGCAATTGCCACCTGTTGGGCGAAGGTGACTTCGAAAGTGATTGAGGCCGCTCAAAACTGCCAGATCATCTGCCGGATGGGAATCGGCCTCGACAATATTCACATTCCCACTGCGACGGAGAAGGGGATTCTTGTCACCAACATCCCCGACTACTGCGTCGAGGAAGTTGCTGACCATGCACTCGGACTGCTGCTGGCGGTGATCCGCAACATCGGCTTCTTCCATCTCCGCACGAAGCGCGGGGAATACGACCTCAAAGCCGGCCCGACCATGCATCGCCTGCGTGGACGAACGCTAGGGCTCGTCGGCTTCGGCCGCACCGGCCAGGCGATGTACGAACGGGGCAAAGCCTGCGGGTTGAACGTCATCGCCAGCACCCCGTCTCAGCAGGACTACGGCACCGGCTGCAAAATGGTTTCGATGGAAGAACTGATCGCAAACTCCGACTACATCTCACTGCACTCGCCGCTGACTGACAAGAACCACCACCTCTTCAATCGAGAGACGCTGGCGAAGACGAAGAAGGGAGTGGTGATCGTCAACACCTCCCGTGGACCGTTGATTGATCCGGCAGCGTTGTGGGAGGCGATTCAAAGCGGTCAGGTCGGCGGCGCCGGTCTCGACGTCTTCGACCCCGAGCCCCCGTCACTCGCTGATCCGCTCTACGGCGACGAACGCGTCGTCGTCACGCCCCATGCCGCATTCGTTTCGGAGGAATCCCTTATCGAAATGCGGGAACGAGTGGCCCAGCAAATCGCTGCGGTGCTACAGGGTGAAACGCCTGAGAACGTCCGCAATCCGCAGGTGCTGGAGAACCGGTGA
- a CDS encoding amidohydrolase produces MTASFQSRPVELVRDCQTVLSHAWMIRAFLRHCEDAEDFPELFELDRAIFELCRALEPYAEEPASYFKALRKKIGGFKTAVAKFAVDAPAASAHTNFLQAVLSAQGCSAALERCLAEATALGLLNPKTSTAQSEQGIG; encoded by the coding sequence ATGACTGCTTCATTCCAATCGAGACCTGTCGAACTCGTGCGCGACTGCCAGACCGTGCTGTCGCACGCCTGGATGATTCGGGCGTTTCTACGTCATTGCGAAGATGCGGAAGACTTTCCCGAACTCTTCGAACTCGACCGCGCCATCTTCGAACTCTGCCGGGCACTTGAGCCCTACGCGGAAGAGCCAGCCAGCTACTTCAAAGCACTTCGCAAGAAGATCGGCGGCTTCAAAACCGCGGTCGCGAAGTTTGCCGTCGACGCCCCCGCAGCGTCGGCACATACAAACTTCTTGCAGGCCGTCCTCTCTGCCCAGGGCTGTAGTGCAGCGCTCGAACGCTGCCTCGCTGAAGCCACCGCGCTTGGCCTGCTCAATCCCAAAACCTCGACGGCTCAGTCGGAGCAGGGGATCGGCTGA
- a CDS encoding outer membrane protein assembly factor BamB family protein, with protein MTIFLTASRAAACLICLCFLGRDAFAEPIEIWPQFRGAGGQGQLGDVSLPQTWDETTGIVWKTDLPGLGHSSPVHDGKTIWLTTATDQGKSLRVQAVDAVSGRQVQDIEVFEPGKVEDIHHDNSYASPSPVLLGTRLFVHFGHYGTACLETTDGSIVWRNESLPISHEGGPGSSPVLFEDLLIVTLDGADVQKLVALDIATGAIRWQTKRSAPQPDNPTEKRAFSTPLLYSEQGQTILISAGAHQCHAYNPSNGEELWHVAYNGFSNVPRPVSNAQACYICTGFYDPQLWAISLNGTGNVTDTHVTWKFKGSVPETPSPLLFDDKLALLSNKGLLTVLDTHTGKRLWGIRIGGNFSSSPFSANGLLYLCSEEGDVKIVDPKLAKPKIIAINHIDGRIMATPAVIGSDLLLRTGTSLYRIH; from the coding sequence ATGACGATTTTCTTAACGGCCAGTCGCGCGGCTGCATGCCTGATCTGCCTGTGTTTTTTGGGCCGGGACGCATTTGCTGAGCCGATCGAAATCTGGCCGCAATTCCGCGGCGCAGGCGGACAAGGGCAACTCGGAGACGTGTCTCTCCCCCAAACCTGGGACGAAACCACCGGCATCGTCTGGAAGACCGATTTGCCGGGCCTGGGACATTCCTCACCAGTCCACGACGGCAAAACCATCTGGCTCACGACGGCGACAGATCAGGGAAAGTCGCTGCGAGTTCAGGCGGTCGACGCCGTCTCAGGTCGTCAGGTCCAGGACATCGAAGTCTTCGAACCTGGGAAAGTGGAAGACATTCACCACGACAACAGTTACGCCAGCCCGTCGCCGGTGCTGCTCGGAACGCGGCTGTTTGTCCACTTCGGACATTATGGAACCGCCTGTCTGGAAACGACCGACGGCAGCATCGTCTGGCGGAACGAGTCACTGCCGATTTCACATGAAGGGGGACCAGGCAGCTCGCCTGTGCTCTTCGAAGACCTGTTGATTGTGACCCTCGATGGAGCGGACGTGCAAAAACTTGTCGCGCTCGACATCGCCACTGGAGCCATCCGCTGGCAGACCAAACGCTCCGCACCGCAACCGGACAACCCGACCGAGAAACGCGCCTTCTCGACGCCGTTGCTGTATTCGGAACAGGGTCAGACGATCCTCATCAGCGCAGGGGCGCATCAATGCCACGCCTACAATCCTTCCAATGGGGAAGAGCTGTGGCATGTCGCCTACAACGGTTTTTCAAACGTCCCCCGTCCGGTCTCGAATGCCCAGGCCTGCTACATCTGCACCGGCTTCTACGATCCCCAGCTCTGGGCGATCTCGCTGAACGGCACCGGCAACGTCACCGACACGCATGTCACCTGGAAGTTCAAAGGATCAGTGCCGGAGACACCTTCGCCGTTGTTATTCGATGACAAGCTCGCGCTGCTCTCGAACAAAGGGCTGCTGACCGTCCTCGACACCCACACCGGCAAACGGCTGTGGGGCATCCGCATCGGCGGCAATTTTTCGTCGTCGCCATTCTCTGCCAACGGGTTGCTCTATCTCTGCAGTGAAGAAGGGGACGTCAAGATCGTCGACCCGAAACTCGCCAAGCCGAAAATCATCGCGATCAATCACATCGACGGCCGGATCATGGCCACGCCAGCCGTGATCGGAAGCGATCTGCTGTTGAGAACTGGCACGTCCCTGTATCGGATTCACTGA